In Bosea vestrisii, the following are encoded in one genomic region:
- a CDS encoding gamma-glutamyltransferase family protein has translation MFTTRPEILGTFGVVTSTHWLATASGMAMLEKGGNAFDACAAAAFVLQVVEPHLVGPAGDMPAVFYSAQTTKVEVLCAQGPAPAAATIKAYKDLGIDIIPGDGLLSTVIPGAFGGWMTMLRDHGRLPLREVLEPAIGYFENGHPMLPRVSDTIAGLSDLFTNDWPTSGAVYLPGGNVPKGRELFRNPAAANTYKRILAEAEAAGGDRQKQIQAAYDCWYKGFVAEAMDAFCRTEAPMDSTGRRHKGLLTAQDMAGWAPHYEAPASVTYHDWEVFKIGPWGQGPVFLQTLKILEGFDLASMGPASPEFIHHVAEAMKLAFADREAYYGDPDFVKVPMATLLSEDYARGRRALIGAEASQDIRPGVVSGFEAQVAQALANIRIAGQHGAATSATVGEPTLASMVASSQRGDTVHIDVIDRWGNMVAATPSGGWLQSSPVIPELGFPLNSRAQAFFLEEGLPSSLAPGKRPRTTLTPTIAFENGEPRLAFGTPGGDQQEQWQLGMFLRRVHHGLNLQEAIDLPLFHTQHFPSTFYPREARPGHLAVEESVGEAVLADLVRRGHDLERAPAWTVGRLTAAEKSANGLLRAAATPRLMQAYAAGR, from the coding sequence TCGGCGTCGTCACCTCGACGCATTGGCTCGCGACCGCGTCGGGCATGGCGATGCTGGAGAAGGGCGGCAACGCCTTCGATGCCTGTGCCGCCGCGGCCTTTGTGCTGCAGGTGGTCGAGCCGCATCTGGTCGGCCCGGCTGGCGACATGCCGGCGGTGTTCTATTCGGCGCAGACGACGAAGGTCGAAGTGCTCTGCGCCCAGGGGCCGGCACCGGCGGCCGCGACGATCAAGGCCTACAAGGACCTCGGCATCGACATCATTCCCGGCGACGGCCTGCTCTCGACGGTGATCCCCGGCGCCTTCGGCGGCTGGATGACGATGCTGCGCGACCATGGCCGCCTCCCCTTGCGCGAGGTGCTGGAGCCCGCGATCGGCTATTTCGAGAACGGCCACCCGATGCTGCCGCGCGTCTCCGACACGATCGCGGGGCTGAGCGACCTCTTCACCAATGACTGGCCGACCTCCGGCGCGGTCTATCTGCCCGGCGGCAATGTCCCCAAGGGCCGCGAGCTCTTCCGCAACCCGGCCGCCGCCAACACCTACAAGCGCATCCTCGCCGAGGCAGAGGCGGCCGGCGGCGATCGCCAGAAGCAGATCCAGGCTGCCTATGACTGTTGGTACAAGGGCTTCGTCGCCGAGGCGATGGACGCGTTCTGCCGCACGGAAGCGCCGATGGATTCGACCGGGCGCCGGCACAAGGGCCTGCTCACCGCGCAGGACATGGCCGGCTGGGCGCCGCATTACGAAGCGCCGGCGAGCGTGACCTATCACGACTGGGAGGTGTTCAAGATCGGCCCCTGGGGCCAGGGCCCGGTCTTCCTGCAGACGCTGAAGATCCTTGAAGGCTTCGATCTCGCGAGCATGGGACCGGCGAGCCCCGAGTTCATCCACCATGTCGCCGAGGCCATGAAACTCGCCTTCGCCGATCGCGAGGCCTATTACGGCGACCCGGATTTCGTGAAGGTGCCGATGGCGACGCTGCTGTCGGAGGATTATGCCCGCGGCCGGCGCGCGCTGATCGGTGCCGAGGCCTCACAGGACATCCGCCCGGGCGTGGTTTCAGGCTTCGAAGCCCAAGTCGCGCAGGCGCTCGCCAATATCCGGATCGCCGGCCAGCATGGCGCTGCGACCAGCGCAACCGTCGGCGAGCCGACTTTGGCCTCGATGGTCGCCTCCTCGCAGCGCGGCGACACCGTCCACATCGACGTGATCGACCGCTGGGGCAACATGGTCGCGGCGACGCCATCGGGCGGCTGGCTGCAGTCCTCGCCGGTGATCCCGGAGCTCGGCTTCCCGCTGAACTCGCGGGCCCAGGCCTTCTTCCTCGAAGAGGGCCTGCCCTCCTCGCTCGCGCCCGGCAAGCGCCCGCGCACGACGCTGACGCCGACCATCGCCTTCGAGAACGGCGAGCCGCGCCTCGCCTTCGGCACGCCGGGCGGCGACCAGCAGGAGCAATGGCAGCTCGGCATGTTCCTGCGCCGCGTCCATCACGGGCTCAATCTGCAGGAGGCGATCGACCTGCCGCTGTTCCACACCCAGCATTTCCCCTCGACCTTCTATCCGCGCGAGGCCCGGCCGGGGCATCTCGCGGTCGAGGAGAGCGTCGGCGAGGCGGTTCTGGCCGATCTCGTGCGCCGCGGGCATGACCTGGAGCGAGCTCCCGCCTGGACGGTCGGGCGTCTGACCGCAGCAGAGAAGAGCGCCAATGGGCTCTTGCGCGCCGCAGCGACGCCACGTCTGATGCAGGCCTACGCCGCCGGCCGCTGA